A single genomic interval of Helianthus annuus cultivar XRQ/B chromosome 13, HanXRQr2.0-SUNRISE, whole genome shotgun sequence harbors:
- the LOC110900530 gene encoding uncharacterized protein LOC110900530, translated as MAVWEAGSATNMRLMCCPLCKYDRDSRDHLFFQCVYASEVWRLVKRLVDMETVTDTWDSIMQWMELNANSRTMENIICRILVAASTYFVWQERNNILFSQNQRSASVLAKVFIETVRLKIMGFRFGRDLKQKKILDRWLISKNNMEVDPG; from the coding sequence ATGGCCGTTTGGGAAGCGGGTAGTGCTACTAATATGCGGCTTATGTGCTGCCCGCTATGCAAGTATGACCGTGATTCAAGAGACCACCTTTTCTTTCAATGTGTATATGCCTCAGAGGTTTGGAGGTTGGTCAAGCGCTTGGTTGACATGGAAACTGTAACGGATACCTGGGATTCTATCATGCAATGGATGGAGCTTAATGCTAATTCTAGAACTATGGAGAATATTATTTGCAGAATTCTGGTAGCGGCCTCAACGTACTTTGTTTGGCAGGAAAGGAATAACATATTATTTTCTCAGAATCAGCGAAGTGCTAGTGTGCTTGCAAAGGTTTTCATTGAGACTGTGCGGCTCAAAATTATGGGGTTCCGGTTTGGTAGAGACCTGAAACAAAAGAAGATTTTGGACAGGTGGCTGATCTCGAAGAACAACATGGAGGTTGATCCCGGCTAG